From the genome of Nocardia mangyaensis:
CCCGGCGGGTGTTCACCATCGCCTCCGCGCCGGGAAGCGACACCGTCGACGTCGCCGTGCGGATCCCGGAGAACTCGTCCAGCTACAAGAAGGCACTGCTGGATCTGCGCCCCGGCGATCGGGTGACGGCCACCGCCGTCCGCGGTGATTTCGTCCTGCCCCGCGCCGATCGCCCCGTCGCACTGGTCGCCGGTGGCATCGGCGTCACCCCCTTCCTGAGCCACCTGCGCGCGGACCACCCGCACGACGCGGTCCTGATCTACGGCTCACCCTTCCCACGGGTGCCCTACCGCGCCGAACTCCTCGCCTCGGGAACCCCGGTCGTCGTGGTCTCCCCGGAACCCCCGACCGACCTGCCCGAGCAGTGGCGCCACATCACCGCCGACGCCATCACCCCCGACATCATCCGCTCCGCCGTCCCCGACCTGTCCGCCCGTCGCATCTACCTCTCCGGCCCACCCCGCATGGTCTCGGCCCTGGCCGCCCGCTTCCGCGGCCACCGAGCCGGCCTGCGCACCGACCACTTCACCGGCTACTGAGCGGAGGCGGCGTGCCGGTGGTCGGCGGAGTGCCCGAAATACTCGCTCGACCGGCGGCGGAGACGTGGATGCCCTTATGGTGTGGGGCATTACGGCCGACCGGGGCCGGCAGATGAAGGAGTCGCAGTGACTGCTGGGCTGATGAAGGGGCAGAATGCCGGGCTCGGTGTGGGGGAGGTGGTGCTGTCGGTTCGGGGTGGGGTCGGGGCGGATCTGTCGGCGCTGTTGGTGACCGAGGCGGGCAAGGTCAGGTCGGACGCGGACTTCGTGTTCTTCAACCAGCCGCACGCGCCCGGGGTACGGCTCGACGGTGCGGAGCTGGCGATCTCGCTGGGGGCGGTGCCGGGGGAGATCGCGCAGATCCGCGCGGTGATCACCGCCGCGGCGCAGGGGGACACGTTCGGCGGGCACGCGGCTCCGGTGGCCTCGGTGGCCGACCGGGCGGGAAACGTGCTGCACGAGTACGTGATCGACGGGCTCGATCAGGAATCGGTGGTGATCGCGCTCGAGCTGTACCGGCGCGGGGAGCAGTGGAAGATTCGCGCCGTCGGGCAGGGGTACGCGGGCGGCTTCGCCGATCTGGTCACCGATCACGGGGTCAGCGTCGACGACGAGCCGGAACCCGTCGGCGGGCCGGTACCCATCGACCAGCCGGAACCCGTTGTCGTGCCGCAGGTTCGGACAGTGCCGGGCGAGGCGGCGTTGTCGTTCGAGAAGCGCCAGAAGCTCGACCTGCGCAAGCGCGAGGTCGCCAAGATCCTCATCGACAAGAGCGCCTTCGGCGTGCGGGCGCGTGTCGTGCTGGTGATCGACAAGACCGGCAGCATGCACAAGCTCTACCGGGGCGGCACCGTGCACCGGGTGGTCGAACGGATGATCCCGGTCGCCACCCAACTCGACGGCGACGGCTCGCTCGAGGCCTACCTGTACGCGCTGCAGTTCGCGAAACTGCCCGACATCACCGTCGCGCACGGCGAGCAGTGGGCGCAGACCTTCTTGCACCTGGCCGGCACCCACGAGGGCATCGACTACGACCGGATCGGCGGACGCAACGACGAACTGCCGGTGATGCGCGCCGTCATCGACACCCTCTCGACCACCGCCGAACCCACCCTGGTGCTCTTCTTCACCGACGGCGGCTTCGCGAAGAAGCGCGAGATCGCCGCGCTCATGCGCGAGGCCAGCGCCCTGCCCGCGTTCTGGCAGTTCATCGGCCTCGGCACTTCGAGCTTCGGTGTGCTGCGCACCCTCGACGAACTCGACGGCCGCGTCGTCGACAACGCGGGCTTCTTCGCCCTCGACGACATCGACCGGATCGACGACGCCGAGCTCTACCAGAGGCTGCTCGGCGAGTTCCCCGACTGGCTTCGTGCTGCCCGGGCCGCGGGCATCGTCAGGCCGTAGCGGGATGGGGAGGTCCCAGCCGCCGGGGTCGTGACAAGGAAACTCGGTTGTCAGTGGACCGGGGGATCATTAGCGTGTCTACCGTTTGTTCATCGACAAGCTGAAAGGACACCTCCCCATGGAACCCCTCACCGAACGCGACATCAGGTCGTCGTTCGTGAACTGTTCGAAGGGCGACGCCAAACGGCTCAACGTCCCTCGTGATCTGGCCGATCGTCCCTGGGGCGATCTCGACTTCCTCGGCTGGACCGACCCGTCGTACGCGGGCCGGTGCTACGTCTCGGTGCCGCGTGACGGCGAACTGATCAGTGTCGCCCTGCGTCACGAGACGGGCAGTTCGGGCAAGACCCAGATGTGCACGATCTGCCTGACCACGCACTCCGGTGGCGGCGTCTCGCTGATGACCGCGAACAAGGCGGGCGAGTCGGGGCGCAAGGGCAATACCGTCGGCAGCTACATGTGCACCGATCTGGCCTGCTCGCTGTATGCCCGCAACAAGAAGCGGCCCGCGATGGGCAGCCGCTACCGCGAGGACCTGACGCCGGAGGAGAAGGCGCGGCGGGTGCGCGAGAACCTGTTCGCCTTCCTGGATCGTCTGTACACCTAGACCGACGTTGCCGTGACGGCTGACAGACAGGAGGTAGATGCCATGCGCCGACACTCGACGCCATGCATCCCCGACGACCCGAGTTCTGCGCGAACACGCCAGAACTCGGGTCGTATCGTTCCTCGCCGGTCGAGGCGGTCCGGAGATCCGGACCGGCTACGAGCGGACAGGAATCAGAGCACCGCGTTCATGATGGTGCCCGCGCTGGTGGCCACCGCGCCGCCGATCATGGCGCCGGCGACCATCTTCGGCGACTCCAAGCCGCCGCCGGTCCACTTCTCCCAGGCGAACCGGCCACCGGCGTAGGTGATCGCGGTCACTCCGGAGAGCAGGATGAACCAGGTGAAGTAGCGGATCAGCTGCAGAATCTTGTCCGAGACCGGTGGCGCTTCCGGCGTCGGATTGCCGAACTGCGCCAAGGTATCGGTGACGGCCAAGGTATCGGTGACGACGGCCAGGATCATGTGTGCTCACTCGGTAACTCGGGGGAACGGCGATGAACTGCACTGGCGATGTTATCCGGTCGGATCGGTGGTCGCAGCTGCCCACCTCGACCGAACCGATCGGTATTGTTGGTGCGTCGGGGGTTTGCGCCCGTATCCTGGACTCGTTCGAATACGACAGTGCGGGAACGCAGTTCGCATTACGCGATAGGGGAGCAGGCTATGAGCATCATTCTGACGTCGATGGCCGACACCGTCACGACGTTCGCGCAGGTCAGCAACCCTACGCCGCAGGCGCCGCCGCTGTCGGACAAGATCATGCAGATGGTCCAGTACCTGACCTGGTTCATGATCCTGTCCGGTGTGCTCGCCATCACGGTCGCCGGCGGAAAGTTCGCCTGGGAGAAGTGGAGCGGCAGTTCGATGGAGTCGCCGAAGATGATCGCGGGCGCCATGATCGGCGGCGTGGTCGCCACCAGCGGCGGCACCATCATGAACGCCATCCTCGGCTAGCCGCGAGGCGAGCGACTCACCCCGGGGCGCGGAGTGAGTCGCTCGCCCCTGCTCAGACCAGCAGACCTTCCCGCTCGCGGGAATCGTCGGATCGCGGTGCCTCCCGCAGGCCGAAACGGTCGTGCAGCCTGCGTAGTGGTCGCGGCGCCCACCAATTCGCCTTGCCCGCCAACCGCATCAGCGCCGGGACGAGCACTCCGCGTACCAGGGTGGCGTCGATCGCGACGGTGATCGCCATGCCGATGCCGAGTTGCTGCAGGAACACCACGTCACTGGTGCTGTACACCGCGAACGAGGCGGCCAGGATCAAGGCGGCGGCGGTGACCAGTGGCGCCGAGCGCGCGACGCCACGCGGAATGGAGCCGATCGGGTCGCCGGTGCGGTCGTAGTCCTGTTTGATGCGGGCGAGCAGGAAGACCTCGTAGTCCATCGACAGGCCATAGGCGATGCAGAACATGAGGATCGGAATGCTCGGCTCGATGGTGCCGGTGGGGGCGAAGCCGAGCACATCGGCCAGCGCGCCGTTCTGGAAACCCCACACCAGCACGCCGAACATCATCGTCATCGACAGCATGTTGAGCACTGCCGCCTTGAGTGGGGCGAGCACGCTGCCGGTCATCAGGAACAGCACCGCGTAGGTGACCACCATGATCAGCAGCGCGACCAGGGGAAGTCGCGCGCTGATGCCGTCGCGATAGTCGGTCAGCTCGGCCGGGTAGCCGCCGACGGCCACCTCGAACGGCGCTGGGGCCGCCCGGATCTCCGCCACCAGGCCGGTTGGATCGGACTGGAGGCGATCGCCGGTCGGTACGACCCGTAACCAGGTCGCGCCCTCGCTCGACATCGCCGTCGAGGGTGTGCCCGGCACCGCGGCACCGTCGGCGAACGACCCCGCCGCCGAATCCACCCGGTACACACCGGGAACCGACGACAGGCTCGCCGCGTACCCCGCCACCGCACCCGGATCGGAGTGGCGGACCAGCACCTGCAGTGCATCGGCCTCCTCGGTCGCGAAGTCCGCGCGGATCGTGTCGTACATCGACCGCACCGGGTAGTCGCCGCCCAGCACGCGGTCGTCGGGCGCGCCGAAGTTGACGCCGAGCGCCGGTGCGCCCAGCGCGAGCAACGCGAGCAGGGCCGCGCCGCCGGTCAACACCGGCCTGCGAATGACCGTGTCGGCCGTGCGGAACCAGAACCCGCGTTCGGGATCGCCCGCGGGCCGCGTCGGCAGTGCGCGGTGCCCGAGCAGGCGCAGCGCGGCGGGCAGGATCACGGTCGCGCCGAGCACCGCGACCGCGGCGACGGCGATGCCCGCGTAGGCGAACGAGGACAGGAACGGGAAGCCGAAGGCCAGCAGCACGGCCAGGCTCGCGGCGACGGTGACCGCGCTGAACACGATCGTGCGACCCGCACCGGCGACCGCGCGGCGCACCGCCGCGTCGACCTCGGCGCCCGCGGTGAGCTCCTCCCGGAACCGGTAGATCATGAACAGTCCGTAGTCGACGCCGAGGCCGATGCCCATGACCAGGGCGATGTTCGCGGCGAAGGTGGAGATCTCGGTGAACGAGGTGGCCACGCGCAACAGGGCCAGCGTGCCGACCACGCAGAAGATGCCGATGCCCAGCGTCACCAGGGCCAAGGCCCATCGTCGCAGCACCGCCCACAACAGCAGCAAGACCAGCGGGAGCACGATCAGTTCGGCCCGCAGGAAATCGGCCGAGGCCTGTGCGGCGACATCGCGGAACACCTCGTCGCCGCCGCCGAGGGTCAGGGTCACCGCGGGGTCGACCTCGGTGAGCAACTCGGTCTCGATGGCGGGCAGCACCCCACGCCGGACATGGTCGGCGTCGCCGGGTACCACGGCGAGGACGAGCGCGTGCCGCAGGTCCGTGCTGGCCAGGGTCTCGGGCGCATCGGGCTGCCAGAACGAGCGGACTTCGATCACACCCGGGAACTCGGCGAGTTCCTCGGTGAGTGTGGTGCCGATCTCGGCGACCCGGTCGGTGCGCACGTCCCCGTCGGTTGCGGTCACCAGGATCGCCACGTTGGGGCTCCCGGTCGCGAAGTTCTCGATGAGATCCCGGCGCACCAGCGACGATTCGGAGTCCTCCCGTTCGAAGCGGTTCAACGCGAAGCTGTCGAGCGCACCGCCCGCGAGCACGACGAACAGGCCGAACACGGCCAGTGCCATGGCTATCACGGTGCGAAAGCGACGAGTGAGGAATGATCCGAGCACGACGGCCCCTCTGTTAGTCTGCGAAATATGCGAGTGAGCGCTCGCATTGGAGGATACGAGTAATCACTCGTATTTTCAAGAGGAGGAACATGGCCGAGGTGCGCCGTCAGGAACGGGGCCGCCGCCGCATCGAGGACATCCTGCGTGCGGCCGCGGCGGTCTTCGCCGAACGCGGATACGAGGGGACCACCACGAACGCGGTCGCGGCCGAGGCCGGGATCTCGCCCGGCTCGCTGTACCAGTACTTCCGCAACAAGGACGAGATCGCTGCCGCGCTGGCCGAGTTCTACCGCGACCAGCTCGCCGCACTCGGCGCGGGCGTGCCCCACGAATCCGAGGGCCTCGACTTCGACGCCCTGCTCACCCGGGTGCTCGGCACCCTGGTCGAGTTCAACATCGCCCACCCCGGATTCAAGGCCCTGTTCGCGCGCACCGACATGCCGACCACCTTGCGCACGGCCGTCGCGCCCGCCTACGGTGCGCTGCACCTGCGGTTCGAAGCCCTGATCGGCGCGGCCTTCCCCGAACTCGCCCCCGAGGACCGCCTGCGCGCGACCACCGTCGCCATCCAGCTCGTGCGCGGGATGATGCCGCTGATCGTCGAGGCCGACCAGCACCAGCGTCCCGCGCTCGTCGAGGAACTCCGGTTGGTCCTGCGCTCGTACCTGCTGGCGCGAGCGGGCCGGCCGACCGGCTAGATCCGCGCGCCCTTGGCGCGATTGCAGGCCCGGCACAGGATCTGCAGGTTCGTCATGCTCGTGGCACCGCCGCGGCTGAGCGGGATGATGTGGTCGAACTCCAGGTAGTGGCCGTCGCCGCATTCGACGCAGCGACCACCGTCACGCTGCCACACCTGGGCTTTCACATCCTGGGGGATGCTGCGGGTGTCGCGCTGGC
Proteins encoded in this window:
- a CDS encoding VWA domain-containing protein; the encoded protein is MTAGLMKGQNAGLGVGEVVLSVRGGVGADLSALLVTEAGKVRSDADFVFFNQPHAPGVRLDGAELAISLGAVPGEIAQIRAVITAAAQGDTFGGHAAPVASVADRAGNVLHEYVIDGLDQESVVIALELYRRGEQWKIRAVGQGYAGGFADLVTDHGVSVDDEPEPVGGPVPIDQPEPVVVPQVRTVPGEAALSFEKRQKLDLRKREVAKILIDKSAFGVRARVVLVIDKTGSMHKLYRGGTVHRVVERMIPVATQLDGDGSLEAYLYALQFAKLPDITVAHGEQWAQTFLHLAGTHEGIDYDRIGGRNDELPVMRAVIDTLSTTAEPTLVLFFTDGGFAKKREIAALMREASALPAFWQFIGLGTSSFGVLRTLDELDGRVVDNAGFFALDDIDRIDDAELYQRLLGEFPDWLRAARAAGIVRP
- a CDS encoding FBP domain-containing protein, which gives rise to MEPLTERDIRSSFVNCSKGDAKRLNVPRDLADRPWGDLDFLGWTDPSYAGRCYVSVPRDGELISVALRHETGSSGKTQMCTICLTTHSGGGVSLMTANKAGESGRKGNTVGSYMCTDLACSLYARNKKRPAMGSRYREDLTPEEKARRVRENLFAFLDRLYT
- a CDS encoding MMPL family transporter is translated as MALAVFGLFVVLAGGALDSFALNRFEREDSESSLVRRDLIENFATGSPNVAILVTATDGDVRTDRVAEIGTTLTEELAEFPGVIEVRSFWQPDAPETLASTDLRHALVLAVVPGDADHVRRGVLPAIETELLTEVDPAVTLTLGGGDEVFRDVAAQASADFLRAELIVLPLVLLLLWAVLRRWALALVTLGIGIFCVVGTLALLRVATSFTEISTFAANIALVMGIGLGVDYGLFMIYRFREELTAGAEVDAAVRRAVAGAGRTIVFSAVTVAASLAVLLAFGFPFLSSFAYAGIAVAAVAVLGATVILPAALRLLGHRALPTRPAGDPERGFWFRTADTVIRRPVLTGGAALLALLALGAPALGVNFGAPDDRVLGGDYPVRSMYDTIRADFATEEADALQVLVRHSDPGAVAGYAASLSSVPGVYRVDSAAGSFADGAAVPGTPSTAMSSEGATWLRVVPTGDRLQSDPTGLVAEIRAAPAPFEVAVGGYPAELTDYRDGISARLPLVALLIMVVTYAVLFLMTGSVLAPLKAAVLNMLSMTMMFGVLVWGFQNGALADVLGFAPTGTIEPSIPILMFCIAYGLSMDYEVFLLARIKQDYDRTGDPIGSIPRGVARSAPLVTAAALILAASFAVYSTSDVVFLQQLGIGMAITVAIDATLVRGVLVPALMRLAGKANWWAPRPLRRLHDRFGLREAPRSDDSREREGLLV
- a CDS encoding TetR/AcrR family transcriptional regulator — translated: MAEVRRQERGRRRIEDILRAAAAVFAERGYEGTTTNAVAAEAGISPGSLYQYFRNKDEIAAALAEFYRDQLAALGAGVPHESEGLDFDALLTRVLGTLVEFNIAHPGFKALFARTDMPTTLRTAVAPAYGALHLRFEALIGAAFPELAPEDRLRATTVAIQLVRGMMPLIVEADQHQRPALVEELRLVLRSYLLARAGRPTG